In the Chroococcidiopsis sp. SAG 2025 genome, one interval contains:
- a CDS encoding ribonuclease HII yields MAESWSIQKLKSKVQKSKIQNGITQDFDSGLSDRYSILIAGVDEVGRGALFGPVVAAAVVLPPSALEELVAAQIRDSKKLSRDRRLKLAAHICQVALDWRIGFATSAEIDCINILQASLLAMKRAVLKLKIQPELCLVDGRQPIKDLFIPQQAIVKGDEQSLAIASASIVAKVWRDALITRLAVKYPQYDLVTNKGYGTQRHIEGLQQHGPCRLHRLTFRPCQMRK; encoded by the coding sequence ATGGCTGAGTCATGGTCCATTCAAAAACTGAAATCTAAAGTTCAAAAATCTAAAATTCAAAATGGCATTACCCAGGACTTTGACTCAGGTTTAAGCGATCGATACTCTATCCTCATAGCTGGAGTGGATGAAGTAGGCAGAGGTGCTTTATTTGGTCCAGTGGTAGCAGCGGCAGTAGTTTTACCTCCATCAGCCTTGGAAGAATTAGTAGCAGCACAGATTAGAGATAGCAAAAAACTATCGCGCGATCGCCGTTTGAAATTAGCAGCCCATATTTGTCAGGTAGCACTTGATTGGCGGATTGGTTTTGCGACCTCTGCCGAGATCGATTGCATTAATATCTTGCAAGCATCGTTACTAGCCATGAAACGGGCAGTCCTGAAACTGAAAATTCAGCCCGAACTATGCTTAGTCGATGGCAGACAACCCATTAAAGATTTATTTATCCCGCAACAGGCGATCGTGAAAGGAGACGAGCAATCTTTGGCGATCGCTTCTGCTAGTATCGTCGCTAAAGTGTGGCGCGATGCCCTAATTACTCGCCTTGCAGTCAAATATCCCCAATACGATTTAGTCACGAACAAAGGCTACGGTACTCAGAGACACATCGAGGGATTGCAACAACACGGTCCCTGTCGCTTGCATCGGCTGACTTTTCGTCCCTGTCAAATGAGGAAGTAG